Proteins from a genomic interval of Indicator indicator isolate 239-I01 chromosome 19, UM_Iind_1.1, whole genome shotgun sequence:
- the SLC38A7 gene encoding sodium-coupled neutral amino acid transporter 7, whose amino-acid sequence MAQGPGSINSDCKDWEWSADAGERARLLQSPSVETLPKGGESPGNDLGATSALGAVFIVVNAALGAGLLNFPAAFTMAGGVAAGIGLQMCMLIFIIGGLVILAYCSQASNERTYQEVVWAVCGKVPGVLCEVAIAVYTFGTCIAFLIIIGDQQDKIIAALVREPEGAGVRHWYMDRKFTISITAFLLILPLSIPREIGFQKYASSLSVIGTWYVTAVIIIKYIWPDKELVPVEIPTSPSSWTAIFNAMPTICFGFQCHVSSVPVFNSMKQPEVKTWGAVVTAAMVIALFVYTGTGVCGFLTFGASVEQDVLMSYPSNDIPIALARAFIILCVLTSYPILHFCGRAVLEGLWLRYTGVTVEEDVVRERRRRLLQTITWFLLTLLLALFIPDIGKVISVIGGLAACFIFVFPGLCLIQAKLSEIQETRAISWWAYVSYGVFMVTLGAFIFGQTTANAIFVDLTA is encoded by the exons ATGGCTCAGGGCCCCGGGAGCATCAACAGCGACTGCAAGGACTGGGAGTGGAGCGCTGACGCCGGGGAAAGGGCCAGgctcctgcagagccccagcgTGGAGACCCTGCCCAAGGGTGGAGAGAGCCCAGGAAACGACCTGGGGGCCACATCTGCTTTGGGAGCTGTCTTCATTGTGGTCAATGCTGCCCTGGGGGCTGGGCTGCTCaacttccctgctgccttcaccaTGGCTGGAGGGGTGGCTGCGGGCATCGGGCTGCAGATG tGCATGCTGATCTTCATCATTGGAGGCTTGGTCATCCTGGCATACTGCTCCCAGGCCAGCAACGAGAGGACCTaccaggaggtggtgtgggcTGTGTGTGGGAAGGTGCCTGGCGTGCTCTGCGAGGTGGCCATCGCCGTCTACACCTTCGGCACCTGCATTGCCTTCCTCATCATCATTGgggaccagcaggacaaga TCATTGCTGCTCTGGTGAgggagcctgagggagctggggtcagGCACTGGTACATGGACCGCAAGTTCACCATCAGCATCACTGccttcctcctcatcctgcccctctccatccccagggAGATTGGCTTCCAGAAATATGCCAG CTCCCTCAGTGTGATTGGCACTTGGTATGTCACAGCAGTCATCATCATCAAGTACATCTGGCCTGACAAGGAGCTGGTGCCTGTGGAGATCCCCACCAG CCCCTCCAGCTGGACAGCCATCTTCAATGCCATGCCCACCATCTGCTTTGGCTTCCAG TGCCACGTGAGCAGCGTGCCCGTCTTCAACAGCATGAAGCAGCCAGAGGTGAAGACCTGGGGggcagtggtgacagcagccaTGGTGATCGCTCTCTTCGTCTACACAGGCACTG gTGTCTGTGGCTTCCTGACCTTTGGGGCCAGCGTGGAGCAGGATGTCTTGATGTCCTACCCCTCCAACGACATCCCCATTGCCCTGGCCCGGGCCTTCATCATCCTCTGCGTGCTGACCTCCTACCCCATCCTGCACTTCTGCGGCCG ggctgtgttggAGGGGCTGTGGCTCCGTTACACCGGGGTGACAGTGGAGGAGGACGTGGTTCGGGAGCGCAGGAGGCGCCTGCTGCAGACCATCACCTGGttcctcctcaccctcctcctgGCGCTCTTCATCCCAGACATCGGCAAAGTCATCTCTGTCATCGGGGGCTTGGCTGCCTGCTTCATCTTTGTCTTCCCAG GGCTCTGCCTGATTCAAGCCAAGCTCTCTGAGATCCAAGAAACCAGGGCAATCAG ctggTGGGCCTACGTCAGCTACGGGGTGTTCATGGTCACCCTCGGAGCCTTCATCTTTGGACAGACCACTGCCAATGCCATCTTTGTGGACCTCACAGCTTGA
- the GOT2 gene encoding aspartate aminotransferase, mitochondrial, whose translation MALLHTRRLLAAPRFFTAAANHASSWWSHVEMGPPDPILGVTEAYKRDSNSKKMNLGVGAYRDDNGKPYVLSCVRKAEAMIASKKMDKEYLPIGGLADFTRASAELALGENSEAFKSGRYVTVQGISGTGSLRIGANFLQRFFKAGRDVYLPKPSWGNHTPIFRDAGLQLQSYRYYDPRTCSLDFAGAMDDIARIPEKSIILLHACAHNPTGVDPRQEQWKELAATVKKRNLLVYFDMAYQGFASGDINRDAWAVRHFIEQGINVLLSQSYAKNMGLYGERAGAFTVICSDAEEAKRVESQLKILIRPMYSNPPLNGARIAATILNTPELRKEWLVEVKGMADRIIGMRTQLVSNLKKEGSSHNWQHITDQIGMFCFTGLKPDQVDRLTKEFSIYMTKDGRISVAGVTSGNVAYLAHAIHQVTK comes from the exons CTCCTGGTGGTCCCATGTGGAGATGGGTCCCCCTGACCCCATCCTGGGGGTGACAGAAGCCTACAAGCGTGACAGCAACTCCAAGAAGATGAACCTGGGTGTGGGAGCCTACAGGGATGACAATGGGAAGCCCTACGTCCTCAGCTGCGTCCGCAAG gctgaggcCATGATAGCATCCAAGAAGATGGACAAGGAGTACCTGCCCATTGGGGGGCTGGCAGATTTCACCAGGGCTTCTGCAGAGCTCGCTCTGGGGGAAAACAGTGAAGCTTTCAAGAGCGGCCGG TATGTCACTGTGCAGGGCATTTCTGGGACCGGATCGCTGCGAATCGGAGCCAACTTTTTG CAACGGTTCTTCAAGGCTGGCCGTGATGTGTACCTCCCCAAGCCGTCCTGGGGCAACCACACCCCCATCTTCCGGGATGCTGGCCTGCAGCTGCAGTCCTACCGCTACTACGACCCCAGGACCTGCAGCCTGGACTTCGCCGGCGCCATGGACGACATCGCC AGGATTCCAGAGAAGAGCATCATCTTGCTGCATGCTTGTGCCCACAACCCCACTGGGGTGGATCCCCGGCAGGAGCAGtggaaggagctggcagctaCAGTGAAG AAACGAAACCTGCTGGTGTACTTTGACATGGCCTACCAGGGCTTTGCCAGTGGGGACATCAACCGGGACGCCTGGGCCGTGCGGCACTTCATCGAGCAGGGCATCAACGTCCTCCTGTCCCAGTCCTATGCCAAGAACATGGGGCTGTACG GGGAGCGGGCGGGAGCCTTCACGGTGATCTGCAGCGACGCAGAGGAAGCCAAGAGGGTGGAGTCGCAGCTGAAGATCCTGATCCGCCCCATgtactccaacccccccctcaACGGCGCCCGCATCGCCGCCACCATCCTCAACACGCCGGAGCTGCGCAAGGAGTG GCTCGTGGAGGTGAAGGGCATGGCTGACCGGATTATCGGCATGAGGACTCAGCTGGTGTCCAACCTGAAGAAAGAAGGTTCTTCCCACAACTGGCAGCACATCACTGACCAGATTGGCATGTTCTGCTTCACAGGGCTGAAGCCTGACCAG GTGGATCGACTGACCAAGGAGTTCTCCATCTACATGACAAAGGACGGGCGGATCTCGGTGGCGGGAGTGACCTCGGGCAATGTAGCCTACCTGGCTCATGCCATCCATCAAGTCACAAAGTAA